A single window of Flagellimonas maritima DNA harbors:
- a CDS encoding carboxypeptidase-like regulatory domain-containing protein, which yields MGRVLLIFFCLISFRCLAQNEDDPTVDGELNATVINAQTSFPMESVHVVNLNQVVGTITNQKGEFTIPAAVNDTLYLSFLGFKSQKVRVTNDMFKFEGTEISLTELAYALEEVIVRPYQLTGYLEIDVKNLPINNNAYQYSISGLQKSYEGGSKSPSAVTKVLGAILNPADLLRNLFGKKPKQMRKLRQIKEDEDIRNLLASKFDRETLTELLQLEKVDIEDILNNCSYSKSFIATANDLQILDAISSCYEEYKVLNRR from the coding sequence ATGGGAAGAGTCTTACTTATATTTTTTTGTCTCATTTCGTTTCGTTGTTTAGCGCAAAATGAAGATGACCCTACTGTAGATGGAGAGTTAAATGCTACGGTCATCAATGCGCAGACGAGTTTTCCAATGGAAAGCGTACACGTTGTCAACCTGAACCAAGTGGTTGGTACAATTACAAATCAGAAAGGTGAGTTTACTATTCCAGCAGCAGTTAATGACACCCTATATCTTTCTTTTTTAGGGTTTAAGTCACAAAAAGTGAGGGTTACCAATGATATGTTCAAGTTTGAAGGAACAGAAATTTCATTAACAGAATTGGCGTACGCTCTTGAAGAGGTCATCGTAAGGCCCTATCAACTTACTGGATATCTGGAAATAGATGTAAAAAATCTTCCTATCAATAATAACGCATATCAATACAGTATTTCCGGACTCCAAAAAAGTTATGAGGGGGGCAGTAAAAGTCCTAGTGCCGTAACCAAGGTTCTCGGTGCAATTTTAAACCCTGCCGATCTGTTGCGCAATCTTTTCGGAAAAAAGCCAAAACAGATGCGAAAGTTGCGCCAGATAAAAGAAGATGAAGATATAAGGAATTTATTGGCCTCTAAATTCGATAGGGAAACCCTTACCGAACTGCTTCAATTGGAAAAGGTAGATATAGAAGATATTCTAAACAATTGCAGTTATTCCAAATCCTTCATTGCAACGGCAAATGATCTTCAGATTCTGGATGCCATATCAAGTTGCTACGAAGAGTATAAAGTTCTCAACAGACGT